One window from the genome of Salvia miltiorrhiza cultivar Shanhuang (shh) chromosome 7, IMPLAD_Smil_shh, whole genome shotgun sequence encodes:
- the LOC130991288 gene encoding uncharacterized protein LOC130991288, translated as MNRSDEDIDLRLALGSRNYSVDTRLNSSSGAGVNADSPVDMPFAASDPLSELVWSPHRGLSLKCADPGFPGNRAFLTWRENADENLTSRDIRLGSAGEAMLDEATGLRSSGGSASYGGSKGGLADKAITADATIQQGIAESSKMNAELHTDLVEAGHDRKSETAINWKFPSNLLRGRLERDASRSGVRGSAVPIRSEPLTAKVSEALVCSLPNLQARYQVDDEVTSASSDVHKTKTDAAALLIPSPTLVNVESSAENDLGHLAANEARSLGEAELPREDPLPVDIAPTSSRICLYQGKGKGKGKGKGKASSDGDKYGRSSSNDDDDSHKTVESCSSAGLFPKGVKRRHDDDQEQELGSKRVKNYLQDSSFMKWISNMVKGLSDSNKEEPSLLSLTLARSNNVCSYDLQESFVCNKATEFAKPRTGFQNVFQSLYCQTSRKPISGAEKDGQFVAESRELMVADRKLLDKSPEPCNRNSDSPCKQIILSDQEATPHVSKSPVKPWIFSADYLTRNPSEYSRKVIEGKPSGSLCRKADIPLPMSSVPEKSRPLPSLWITRLYTKTAQFENSNSENDVSSSGKKASEARDDCGRDQGHASESVDLEFSHKQSTMQPFEELRSSEAMASVFAKRLDALRHIMHPSGRRSPPTFPLTCFFCGSVGHDLRRCPELTDAELENLLVNTSSFNRVDGSPSFCIRCFQLDHWAISCPSAPSPANRRSQQKAAAVELQTSSRLQPSADDRTRKFAGEVDCSRKPVFGSFLQKRNLSISGNILKDKQICKLFDAQQEEVFRVIRRLRLSRADVLRWMDSDVSLSHLNGFFLRLRLGKMEGELDGTGYYVACITGDSIENIGCKSKKSVLVDVGGLKSSVGSQYISNHDFLEEEIKGWWSRIVKTGGKIPCLDELKSKFESRECLGL; from the exons ATGAATAGAAGCGATGAAGATATTGATTTGAGGCTTGCTTTGGGTTCTAGAAACTACAGTGTCGACACGAGGTTGAATAGCAGCTCGGGTGCAGGTGTAAATGCAGACTCACCAGTGGACATGCCATTTGCAGCATCCGACCCCTTGTCCGAATTAGTATGGTCGCCACACAGGGGTTTGTCTCTCAAATGTGCTGATCCGGGCTTCCCCGGTAACAGAGCTTTTCTGACTTGGAGGGAAAACGCAGACGAGAATTTAACATCACGGGATATTAGGCTAGGTAGTGCAGGGGAGGCAATGCTCGACGAGGCTACTGGATTGAGGTCTTCCGGAGGCAGTGCTAGCTACG GTGGAAGCAAGGGTGGTTTAGCCGATAAAGCGATCACTGCTGATGCTACTATTCAGCAGGGTATTGCTGAAAGCAGCAAGATGAATGCAG AACTTCATACTGATCTAGTGGAGGCAGGGCACGATAGGAAATCAGAGACGGCGATAAACTGGAAGTTCCCTAGTAATCTTCTTAGAGGTAGACTCGAAAGGGATGCTTCTAGAAGTGGCGTTAGGGGCTCGGCTGTCCCTATCCGTTCCGAGCCTCTGACAGCCAAGGTGTCTGAAGCTCTGGTTTGCTCGCTTCCGAACTTGCAAGCACGTTATCAGGTAGACGATGAGGTCACATCAGCCTCCTCAGATGTGCACAAGACTAAAACTGATGCAGCAGCTCTGTTGATCCCTTCTCCCACTTTGGTGAACGTGGAGTCGTCTGCTGAAAATGACTTGGGCCATCTGGCTGCAAACGAGGCTCGGAGTTTAGGAGAGGCGGAGCTGCCACGAGAGGATCCTCTTCCTGTCGACATAGCTCCTACGAGTAGCAGGATCTGCTTGTACCAAGGGAAAGGGAAAGGGAAAGGGAAAGGGAAAGGGAAAGCCTCATCTGATGGAGATAAGTATGGAAGATCGTCGTCTAATGATGATGACGACAGCCACAAGACCGTGGAGAGTTGTAGTAGTGCCGGATTGTTCCCAAAAGGCGTAAAGAGACGGCATGATGATGATCAAGAGCAGGAATTAGGAAGCAAAAGGGTGAAAAACTATCTTCAAGATAGCTCTTTCATGAAATGGATATCAAACATGGTCAAGGGTCTCTCAGATTCTAACAAAGAAGAGCcttctctgctctctctcacgCTTGCTCGTTCCAACAATGTCTGCAGTTACGATCTTCAGGAGAGTTTCGTATGCAACAAAGCAACCGAGTTTGCAAAGCCGAGGACGGGTTTCCAAAATGTATTTCAGTCCTTGTACTGCCAAACCAGCAGGAAACCAATCTCCGGAGCAGAGAAGGATGGCCAGTTCGTGGCAGAGTCTCGCGAGCTTATGGTTGCTGATAGGAAGTTACTCGACAAAAGTCCGGAGCCGTGTAACAGAAACAGCGACAGCCCTTGCAAGCAGATTATTCTTTCTGATCAAGAAGCTACTccacatgtatccaagagtccAGTTAAACCATGGATATTTTCAGCAGATTATCTTACTCGAAATCCTTCTGAATATAGTAGGAAAGTAATCGAGGGCAAGCCGTCTGGTTCATTGTGTAGAAAGGCAGACATCCCTTTGCCAATGAGTAGTGTTCCTGAAAAAAGTAGGCCTCTTCCTAGTTTGTGGATTACGCGTCTTTATACCAAAACTGCTCAGTTTGAAAACTCCAACTCTGAAAACGACGTTTCCTCCTCTGGTAAGAAGGCTTCGGAGGCGAGGGATGATTGTGGTCGAGACCAGGGTCATGCTTCAGAATCTGTTGATCTCGAGTTCAGTCATAAACAGAGCACTATGCAGCCTTTCGAGGAACTGAGAAGCTCGGAGGCGATGGCATCGGTGTTTGCCAAGCGACTGGATGCCCTCAGACACATTATGCACCCTTCGGGAAGGAGAAGCCCTCCAACGTTCCCACTAACGTGTTTCTTCTGTGGTAGCGTCGGCCATGATCTACGTAGATGCCCAGAGTTAACCGATGCTGAGCTCGAGAATCTCCTTGTGAACACCAGCTCATTTAACAGGGTGGATGGATCCCCTAGCTTTTGCATTAGATGCTTCCAGCTTGATCATTGGGCAATCTCGTGCCCCTCGGCACCCTCACCAGCTAATAGACGATCACAGCAGAAGGCTGCTGCTGTCGAGCTACAAACTAGTAGCCGTCTGCAGCCTTCTGCTGATGATCGTACGAGAAAATTTGCTGGTGAGGTAGATTGCAGCAGGAAACCAGTCTTTGGTTCCTTTCTCCAAAAGAGAAATTTGTCGATTTCAGGAAACATTCTAAAGGACAAACAAATATGTAAACTTTTCGACGCTCAACAGGAGGAGGTGTTTCGTGTAATAAGGAGATTGCGCTTGTCTCGTGCCGACGTTCTCAG ATGGATGGATTCTGACGTCTCTTTGTCGCATTTAAACGGTTTTTTCTTGCGTCTGCGCCTCGGAAAGATGGAAGGGGAGCTAGATGGGACTGGATATTATGTTGCTTGTATTACAG GAGACTCAATAGAGAATATTGGTTGCAAATCCAAGAAATCTGTGTTGGTAGATGTTGGAGGGCTGAAATCATCTGTTGGGAGTCAGTATATCTCCAATCATGATTTTCTTGAG GAAGAGATCAAGGGTTGGTGGAGCAGAATAGTGAAAACTGGTGGGAAGATTCCTTGTTTAGATGAGTTGAAGTCAAAATTTGAAAGTAGAGAATGTTTAGGtttgtaa